CCATCGCCGCACAGCTCGACGAACTGGCCTACTACCAGACCTTCGACGGCATCGCCCACCCGCGCGTGTTCGACCTGGCCGAGCGCCTGACCTCAATGTTCGCCCAGGAAAAAATGGCCCGTGTGCTGTTCAACTCCGGCGGCTCCGATGCCGTGGAAACCGCGTTGAAGATGGCGCGCCAATACTGGATCGCCTCCGGTCAGCCGGGGCGTACCCGCTTCCTCTCGCTGCGCAACGGTTACCACGGCGTACACGTCGGTGGCACCTCGGTCGGTGGCAACGGCGTCTATCACTACAACCACGGCCAGTTGCTCGCCGGCTGCCACCTGCTCGACACCCCCTGGCTGTACCGCAACCCCTGGGATTGCGACGATGCCGAGCAACTGGTCGAGCACTGCATTCGCCAGTTGGAAGATCAGATCGCCTTCCTTGGCGCCGGCACCATCGCCGCCTTCATCGCCGAGCCGGTGCAGGGCGCGGGTGGCGTGATCGTGCCGCCGTCCGCCTACTGGCCGCGCCTGCGCGAAGTCTGCGACCGTCACGACATCCTGTTGATCGCCGATGAGGTGGTCACCGGTTTCGGCCGCAGTGGCTGCATGCTCGGCAGCCGTGGCTGGGGCGTGGCGCCGGACATCCTGTGTCTGGCCAAGGGTATCTCCGCCGGCTACATCCCGCTGGGCGCCACGGTGTTCAACCAGCGCATCGCCGATGCCATCGAGAACGCCCCCGGCTTCGCCAACGTGATCATGCATGGCTACACCTACAGCGGCCATCCGACCGCCTGCGCGGCCGCCCTGGCGGTGCTGGACATCGTCGAGAAGGAAGACC
The genomic region above belongs to Pseudomonas sp. GOM7 and contains:
- a CDS encoding aminotransferase class III-fold pyridoxal phosphate-dependent enzyme, which gives rise to MSASAPANRAKTLIIARGDGNYITDIDGNRLLDGVGGLWNVNVGHNRAEVKAAIAAQLDELAYYQTFDGIAHPRVFDLAERLTSMFAQEKMARVLFNSGGSDAVETALKMARQYWIASGQPGRTRFLSLRNGYHGVHVGGTSVGGNGVYHYNHGQLLAGCHLLDTPWLYRNPWDCDDAEQLVEHCIRQLEDQIAFLGAGTIAAFIAEPVQGAGGVIVPPSAYWPRLREVCDRHDILLIADEVVTGFGRSGCMLGSRGWGVAPDILCLAKGISAGYIPLGATVFNQRIADAIENAPGFANVIMHGYTYSGHPTACAAALAVLDIVEKEDLPGNAAKVGAHLIEGLKPLSERFEVVGEVRGKGLMIALDLIADKRTRQPLDPATGQALRIAETARAQGVLVRPIGNKIVISPPLTLTCGEADLIVEALSNALSKH